GTCAATTGAATCAATATACACAGGAATACGGGAATACCCGCTGTCCATAATCTTATTGATGATATCATTCACATCTTCTTCAAAATCAATGGAAGTAATATTTTGCCTTGGAACCATGATCTGTTTAGCAGAATGATCAGTAAAATCAAATGCATTTTTGATAATCTCATAGTTTTCTTCCTCAATCTCTCCGCTGTCAGCACTTTGTTTTACCAAAAGCTGAAGTTCTTCTGTAGAGTGAATTTCCTGCTCGGAAGCCGGGTGAATTTTAACTAACCTAAGGAAACCATTTGACATTGAGTTCATCAACCAGATAAACGGTTTAAAAATTGTGTAAAAAACTCTCAGCGGAACGGCAGTTGCCATTGTAGTTGCTTCAGATTTTCTGATCGCAATTGATTTTGGGATAAGCTCACCAAATACAATGTGCATAATGGTAATCAACACAAAACTTGTCACTACCGAAATTGTAGTAATTGTTGTCTGAGTCAAATCTATATTCAATGAGTGGAAGATATTTTCCACCACGTGATGCAGGGCACTTTCTCCCACCCAACCAAGGGCAAGGGATGCCAAGGTAATTCCTAATTGTGTAGCGGAAAGATATTCATCAAGGTGCTTGATGATATGTTCTGCCTGTTTTGCCATAGAATTTCCTTCTGCGGCTTTTAACTGAATTTGTGAGTAACGAACTTTAACAATTGAAAATTCTGCGGCTACGAAGAAGCCATTTAGTAAAACAAGAAATAAGGCCAGCAATAGCCTGACTATGTCCGAGTCCATTTAGAGGTTGTATAAATTTTATTAGGTACAAAGATATGTAAAATAAAAATAACCTGAATCCGGGATGGATTATTTTGATTGAGGATTTTTTGAAAGAAAATATGAAGCTATAAAATACCGTTGTTTTTCAATAAAAAAAATAATTGAAGAGACACCTTCATTTCTTCGTAAAAAGTAGGTTTTTGAACAGCAAATAACAGTTTCAGCCTTGTGTAAATAAAAAGCACCGAAATTATCGGTGCTTTTAATTGTATCTTATAATAATTCTTTATGAATTTTTCAAAGCTTCTGCTCCGGAAACAATTTCCAAAATTTCGTTGGTAATTGCTGCCTGTCTTGCTTTGTTGTAGAAGATCTTAAGATCATTTCTCAACGCTTCTGCATTATCTGTAGCTTTGTGCATTGCAGTCATTCTTGCTCCGTGCTCAGATGCTACTGAATCCAAGATTGATTTGAAAACCTGAGTTTTGATAGATTTTGGAATCAAATTATCCAGGATCTCAGCTCTGTTAGGTTCAAAAATATAATCTGTTTCAACCTGCGGTTCAGTGTTCTCAGGCATTGAAATCGGAAGAAGTTTTTCTGTAGTTACTTCCTGAGTTGCTGCATTCACGAATTTGTTATAAATAACATATACTTCGTCAAATTTTCCTTCTCTGAAGCTTGTCATCACACCTTCAGTGATGTGAGCAACTGTGTCAAAGTTCAGATTATCATAAACAGAACTTCCATTAGCATATACCGCACGGTTTCTTCTTACAGCATCATATACTTTTTTACCTACCGGTAGAACTTCAATCTCATATTGAGAGTTGTTCTGGAACTGAAGGTTAAGCTCTTTTACGATAGAAGAGTTAAAAGCTCCTGCAAGACCTCTGTTTGAAGTAACAGCGATAAATAGTATTCTTTTAACCTCTCTTTTCTGAGCATATACAGAAATCTGATCAGGATCTGAGCTAGAATTTACATTCTGGATAAGCTCCTGTAATTTTTCAGAATAAGGTCTTAACATTACGATTGCATCCTGTGCTTTTTTAAGTTTCGCTGCGGAAACCATTTTCATAGCACGTGTAATCTGCATCGTAGATGAAATTGACGTAATTCTGCCTCGTATTTCTTTTAAGTTTGCCATATTGGGTTTAGTTGTTGGTTGTCGGCTGTTGGTTGCTAGTTTTAGATATTTCTGTCAACTATCAACCAACAATCATCAACTAATTTTTAATTATATTTAGAAGCTAAATCGTTAGCTGCCTGCTTAAGAACTGCTGTAATATCGTTATCGATTTTACCTGCTTTAATAGCTGCCATCGTATCAGGGTGCTTAGATCTCAGGAATGCGATATACTCAACCTGGAATTCTTTTACTTTTCTGATAGGAACATTTCTTAGCAAGTTCTCTGTTCCAGCGTAGATCATTGCAACCTGGCTGTCTACCGGAAGTGGAGAGTTTACCGGCTGTTTAAGAAGCTCTACGTTTCTTTCTCCTTTAGAGATAACTGCTAAAGTAGAAGCATCAAGGTCAGAACCGAATTTAGCAAACGCTTCTAGTTCTTTATATTGAGCCTGGTCTAATTTCAAAGTACCAGATACTTTTTTCATTGATTTGATCTGAGCATTACCTCCTACCCTTGATACAGAGATACCTACGTTGATCGCAGGACGAACCCCTGAGTTGAATAGATCAGACTCCAAGAAGATCTGTCCGTCTGTAATAGAGATTACGTTGGTTGGGATATATGCAGAAACGTCACCAGCTTGAGTTTCAATAATTGGAAGTGCCGTTAATGAACCACCACCTTTTACAATTGGTCTAAGAGATTCTGGCAAATCGTTCATTTGCTTAGCAATGTTGTCATCAGCAATTACTTTTGCAGCTCTTTCCAATAGTCTTGAGTGAAGGTAGAAAACGTCTCCAGGGTAAGCTTCACGGCCCGGTGGTCTTCTTAATAGTAGAGAAAGCTCACGGTAAGCAACAGCTTGTTTAGATAAATCATCATAAACGATCAATGCTGGTCTACCTGTATCTCTGAAGAATTCACCGATAGCAGCACCTGCCATCGCAGAATATACCTGCATTGGAACTGGATCTGATGCGTTAGCCGCAACGATTACAGTGTAAGCTAAAGCTCCTTTATCAGAAAGAGTTTTAACGATTTGTGCTACAGTAGAAGCTTTCTGACCGATAGCAACATATATACAATATACTGGCTGCCCAGCATCAAAGAATTCTTTTTGGTTGATGATCGTATCGATCGCAACAGTAGTTTTACCTGTCTGTCTGTCACCAATGATAAGCTCTCTCTGTCCTCTTCCTACAGGGATCATAGAGTCAATAGCAACGATACCTGACTGTAAAGGCTCAGTTACCGGCTGTCTGAAGATAACTCCAGGAGCTTTTCTTTCCAATGGCATTTCGTATAAATCCCCAGTAATAGGACCTTTACCATCGATAGGGTTACCAAGAGTATCTACTACTCTTCCTAACATACCTTCTCCTACTTTAATAGAAGAGATTCTGTTTGTTCTTCTTACTGTATCACCTTCTTTTACTAATTTACTTTCACCAAGTAGAGCAACACCTACGTTGTCTTCTTCAAGGTTAAGTACAATACCTTCTACATCACTAGAAAATTTCACCAACTCTCCGTATTGTACGTTTTCTAACCCGTATACACGAGCAATACCATCACCGATGGTTAAAACTGTACCTACTTCCTCAACGTTTGATTGAGTATCGAAGTTGGCCAATTGCTGTTTTAAGATCGCAGATACTTCTGCCGGATTTATTTCTGCCATTGTATGGTTGTTTTTCTTAATTTAATTGGAAATCTTTTTTAACTTGGTTCAATTTTGTCTTCACAGACGCGTCTACCTGCTGGTCACCCACTCTTAGAACATATCCTCCAAGAATTTCAGGCTTTACATTTACTTTCAGATCAAAGTTTGAATCAGCGTTTACAAGATTGGTAGATCTTAAAATCTGATCAAGGTTCTCTTTTGAAAGCGGAGTTGCTGTAGTAAGTGTTATTCTCTGTACACCACTAAGGTCTTCTACCTTGTTGATAAATTCCTGAGCGATATTTTTCAATTGGTTTTCACGTCCATGTTTAATCACCAACTTGATTAAATTCTGAGAAGAAACAGATAAACCTTTGAAAATTTCGCTTGCTACTTCTATTTTCTTTTTAGAATCGATGTAAGGAGTCATAAAAAATTTATTTAAGTCCGCAGACTCTTTCATGATCTTTACTACATCTTTCATTTCAGAAAATACAGTAGCCGTTTGACCTGACTCATTTGTGAAATCAAGTAAACCTTGTGCGTATCTTTTAGCTACTTTAGATGTAAGCATTCTTAGTTAAGGTTTGATTTGTTTAAATAATTTTGAACTAATTCGTTTTGAGCTTCGCTGTTGTCTAATTTTTGTTTCAGAATAGACTCAGCAATGTTTACAGATAAAGTACCAATTTGAGTTTTGATGTCTGCCATAGCAGCATTTTTCTCAGCATTGATAGTCTGTTTAGCAGCTTCGATCATTCTGTCTCCTTCAGTTTTAGCAACATCTTTAGCTTCCCCTACGATTCTGTCTTTAATTTCTCTAGCTTCTTTAAGGATAGCGTCTCTTTCGATTTTAGCTTCACGAATGATTCTTTCGTTATCCTCTTTTAAAGTTTCCATTTCTTTTCTAGCTAATTTAGCTTGATTAAGAGCGTCAACAATAGATGTTTCTCTGTCATTGATAGACTTTAAAATAGGTTTCCAAGCGAATTTACCTAACAAAAATAATAATGCTAGAAAAATAACAGACTGGATAATAAATAATCCTGACGAAAACTGATGAATTAATTCCATTATATAAATGTATAAATAATTATTACTTTTTTTAAAGAACCATTACCTGTAACCAACCGTCACAGATAATGGTTTGATTTTAATTAGTTTACTGCGAATAGAGCAGCAAACGCAACACCTTCTACAAGTGCAGCCGCGATAAGCATAGCTGTTTGGATTTTTCCAGATTGCTCAGGTTGTCTAGCGATAGCTTCAAGAGCAGCAGCTCCGATTTTACCAAGACCGATACCTACACCTAGTACTACGATACCAGCACCTACAATTTTAGGGATTTCCATAATATATAATTTTAAAAAATTTGTTTTACTTTAATTTATAATTTCAATTAGTGAGCAGCATGATGTTCGTGCTCGTGCTCTTCTACCGCCATTCCGATAAACAGAGCAGATAACATTGTAAAAATATAAGCCTGTAAGAATGCTACCAATACCTCTAGTAAATAAATTACCAATGTAAGGAACGGGAATGCAACACCTGCGATAAAATTCTTAAACACGTAGATCAATCCGATCAAACTCATTACTACGATGTGACCTGCAGTCATGTTTGCAAAAAGTCGGATCATCAAAGCAAATGGTTTAGTAATTGTTCCTAATAATTCGATAGGAAGCATGATCAGCTTCATTGGAACTGGTACTCCCGGCATCCAGAAGATGTGTTTCCAGTAATCTTTATTAGCTGAGAATGTTGTGATCAAATAAGTAAGAATAGCAAGGAAGAATGTCATTGTAATATTACCTGTAACATTAATTCCGAAAGGCATCAATCCTAAAACGTTAAGGAAAAGAATAAAGAAGAATACTGTTAATAAATAACCCATAAATCTCTTATACTTATGTCCGATGTTTGGAATAGCAACTTCATCTCTTACGAAAATGATTAATGGCTCTAAAAATCTTGCAGCACCTGTAGGAACTACTGATTTTTTATAAGACTTGGCCATACCTCCGAATAACACTAACATAAAGATTGACACTAATAGAATGATCAGTACACTTTTTGTAATCGAAAGATCTAATGGCTTCTCGTTAGTTGGGTGACCGTGATCATCAAGGGTTATAGTTCCCGCTGCATCAGTCTTATAGATTTTCTCATGGTGCAATACATAAAAAGAACCATCTACCTCAGTAGGCTCTCCGTGCATGAACCCTTCTTTGTTACTCATAAAAGAGTGGAAACCGTTGTCATATATAATAACAGGAAGAGGGAAACCGATGTGGTGACCATCTTTATCAACCATCAATGTGAAATCATGTGCATCCAACAAGTGATGATCGATGAACTCTTTGTTTTCTTTGCTTACTTTGTCTTTCTCTGAAAGCTCTTGAGCAGGAGCTGCCCCAGCAGTAGCCTCACCGTGCTGTGCAGACACTAAGTTTAATACAAAAATACTGTAGAATAAAACTGCGAATTTCTTAAACATTGATAGGTTTTTTTCGTTGTGCAAAAATATGATATTTTTTCTAGTTTCAATAAATTATTTTACTGTTTTTTATCATGATTAATCAGCTTGATCGCATAGTATGTAAGCAGTGCTGTCAGGACAAAATAAGGTATAATAAAATGAAATTTATAGCCAGGAATCACTTCAAAGTTCAGTTTTTTTCTGATTAAGTACATCAAACCGAATTTTAAAAGAATCAAACCAATAACAGACAATCCTAAAAATTCCGGTGCTACTCTATTGATTAAGATAATAAGAGTGATCATCATCATAAACATGACGCTTAGAAAAAGATAAAATTTAATGATCACAATTTCATCCAGGTGAAAAACAAATTTCCAAAGAGAAAAATGCACCAGGAACGTCAGAAAGAATAAAATGACAACAAGAATATTGGGATTGATTTTCATTCTAAATTTTAATTGACCGCAAAAATAGACTTTTTCTATCGTATTATAATAAGATTTGATATATATCATTTTTTCTTATCTATATAATATTACGTCCCGAACACTTTAGATATGCTAAAAATTCCTTATTTTTGCAAACCTATAATTTACAATAAATATGTTTAATAGTTTACAGGATAAATTAGACAAGGCATTACATAATATTTCCGGTAGAGGAAAAATTACTGAAATCAATGTAGCGGAAACCGTAAAGGAAATCCGTAGAGCATTGGTAGATGCCGACGTTAACTATAAAGTTGCAAAAGATCTTACTAAAAGAGTTCAGGATAAGGCATTAGGAGAGAACGTTCTTACTTCCCTTACACCGGGACAGCTGATGACAAAAATTGTTCATGATGAGTTGGTAGACCTTATGGGAGGTTCTCAGGAAGGGATCAATCTTTCAGGAAAGCCATCTGTAATTCTTATTGCAGGTCTTCAGGGTTCTGGTAAGACTACATTTTCAGGAAAGCTTGCTAATTATTTACAAACAAAAAGAAATAAAAAACCTTTGTTGGTAGCATGTGATGTTTATCGTCCTGCTGCGATTGACCAGCTAAAAGTTTTAGGCGGGCAAATCGGTGTTCCGGTTTTCACAGAAGAAGGTTCTACAAATCCTTCTACCATTGCTGAAAACGCAATTAATTTTGCAAAATCAAACGGTCATGATGTTGTAATTGTGGATACGGCAGGTCGTTTGGCAATTGATGAGCAGATGATGAACGAGATTAAATCTGTTCATTACTTCATCAAACCAAATGAAACGTTATTTGTTGTTGACTCAATGACAGGTCAGGATGCTGTGAACACGGCGAAAGCATTCAATGATGCTTTGAATTTTGACGGGGTTGTTTTAACTAAATTAGATGGTGATACTCGTGGTGGAGCCGCTTTGACGATTCGTTCTGTTGTTGAAAAACCAATCAAATTCATCTCTACAGGAGAAAAAATGGAAGCTTTAGACCTTTTCTACCCGGAAAGGATGGCAGACAGAATCCTGGGAATGGGAGACGTTGTTTCCTTAGTAGAAAGAGCTCAGGAGCAGTTTGACGAAGAAGAAGCTAAAAAACTTCACAAAAAAATCGCTAAAAACGAATTCGGTTTTGATGATTTCCTAAAACAGATCAACCAAATCAAGAAAATGGGTAATATGAAGGACTTGATGGGAATGATTCCTGGTGTTGGAAAAGCGATCAAAGATGTAGAGATCAGTGATGATGCATTCAAACATATTGAAGCTATTATCTACTCTATGACTCCTGAAGAAAGAAGAAGACCTTCTATCATCAATACTCAGAGAAAAGGAAGAATTGCCAAAGGTGCCGGAAGAAAAATCGAAGATGTAAATCAACTGATGAAGCAATTCGACCAGATGGGTAAAATGATGAAGATGATGCAGGGACCTCAAGGAAAGCAGATGATGCAGATGATGAGCAAAATGCCAAATATGCCTGGAATGGGCGGAATGGGAAAATAAAAAGACAAAATCATTCATAAAAAAACTCTCAGAAATTCTGAGAGTTTTTTGTTTTTATATAGACATCTGTTTACTTAAACTTGTATCCTACTCCCAACTGGAAGAAATTCATTTTCAGTTTTTCACCATCCACAGGGTTTTTGATCATATTAGTAAGGCCAAAGCTGTAACGAGCATCAATAAACAGCCCTTTGTATACGTTATAATCAGCACCTAAGAATAAACCGAACTCTGTAGATTTCAAACCATTATCGAAGTAATTTTCAAGGTATTTTTCACCCTCATTGATAGCACTTGGATTCGACTGAGCTCCGCTCACTTCAATTTTAGCCTTTGTATTGGTTCTGAAGCTTACATATGGACCTGCATAAAGTCCCAATTCAGGGGTTGCATAATATCTTGCAGATACAGGAACTACAATTCTGTTAAAGTGCAGCTTTTCGGTTACCGTAACACCAGAGGCTTTTACCACTGCCTTACCTCCCAGATTAGCATACTCTACTTCTCCTTGTAATGCAAATTTATTATTGAATTTATGCTCAACCAAACCTCCGATATAAAAACCGGATTTAGATTCAAGGCTTGCTCCTATTCCTCCAAAATCAACACTGTTGCTGTCAGAATTTAATGTTGACAAGGCATAACCAGCCTTCACTCCGAATGTAGTCTGTGCATTTAGACCTGCAAATAAAGCGATTGCAGACGCTAATAAAATTTTTTTCATGATTATTATTAAATAGTTTTATATTAAAGAAGCCCTAAGACTGCTATCTCAGGGCTAATGTATATATTTTATTTATTATTTTGCAAATACATATTTAACTCCAAAAGTCACTGAAGTTAAGCTGATCCCAAATTTGTAACTATCAGCACTTTTTGCACCGTCAATATCTCTTTTGTAAGTATTGTACCCGAACTCACCTATTGTTGCTTCAATTGACCAGTTCTTCGTTACGAAATAGTCCAGACCTGGTTTGATATTAACTCCAATATTGGTGTAATTATTTTTTTGTGTAAACGGAGCGGAAAGTATAGGATCTCCGCCATCACCTTCACTGTTAAAATTCAGTTTTTGCTGACCAAATTCCAATGGAACCTGTAATTGTCCGAAGATATATAATTTATCGGATAAAGTCCAGTATTTTCTCACAAATGGAGCAACAACAAATGCGTTATCCGTATCTTTAATTTCAATTGTATTAATGAATCCAAAACCACTTACGTTATATTTTGTAACAGCGCTTTTATAGCCTATTCCAAGTCCCACCGCTAAGTTATTATTAACAAAATACCCAGCTGTAGGAAGGATTCTGATCACATTATCCTTTCTTTTGGTTTCGAATTCATTCTTTTCACTGTGGTAATATCCTACCTGTCCTGAAAGATAAGACGTTCCTTTTGCAATCTGTGCGTTTGATAAACCAAAAAGCGCAACAGCGCCCATCAATACGATTTTTTTCATGATTATTATATTAGTTTTATAAAAAAAAGCCCTAAGAGTTACTCAGGGCTTTCTTGCTATATGCTTTGTTTATTATTTTGCAAATACATATTTAACTCCG
The window above is part of the Chryseobacterium sp. MA9 genome. Proteins encoded here:
- a CDS encoding hemolysin family protein; the encoded protein is MDSDIVRLLLALFLVLLNGFFVAAEFSIVKVRYSQIQLKAAEGNSMAKQAEHIIKHLDEYLSATQLGITLASLALGWVGESALHHVVENIFHSLNIDLTQTTITTISVVTSFVLITIMHIVFGELIPKSIAIRKSEATTMATAVPLRVFYTIFKPFIWLMNSMSNGFLRLVKIHPASEQEIHSTEELQLLVKQSADSGEIEEENYEIIKNAFDFTDHSAKQIMVPRQNITSIDFEEDVNDIINKIMDSGYSRIPVYIDSIDNIIGIFYTKEIIREFVKRKGNLDHEDLKDLMRDAFFVVESKKVSDLLKTFQLKKQHIAVVIDEFGGTEGIITLEDILEELVGEIQDEEDDEEKIVDKISDNTYWVQATQPLDEINEFLPKRLPLSEESEYNSLAGFILYELEDIPEENQEFDLEDYHFKILKMNNKSVELVELVYEEPNAIDHLADKIGEV
- the atpG gene encoding ATP synthase F1 subunit gamma, with protein sequence MANLKEIRGRITSISSTMQITRAMKMVSAAKLKKAQDAIVMLRPYSEKLQELIQNVNSSSDPDQISVYAQKREVKRILFIAVTSNRGLAGAFNSSIVKELNLQFQNNSQYEIEVLPVGKKVYDAVRRNRAVYANGSSVYDNLNFDTVAHITEGVMTSFREGKFDEVYVIYNKFVNAATQEVTTEKLLPISMPENTEPQVETDYIFEPNRAEILDNLIPKSIKTQVFKSILDSVASEHGARMTAMHKATDNAEALRNDLKIFYNKARQAAITNEILEIVSGAEALKNS
- the atpA gene encoding F0F1 ATP synthase subunit alpha; translation: MAEINPAEVSAILKQQLANFDTQSNVEEVGTVLTIGDGIARVYGLENVQYGELVKFSSDVEGIVLNLEEDNVGVALLGESKLVKEGDTVRRTNRISSIKVGEGMLGRVVDTLGNPIDGKGPITGDLYEMPLERKAPGVIFRQPVTEPLQSGIVAIDSMIPVGRGQRELIIGDRQTGKTTVAIDTIINQKEFFDAGQPVYCIYVAIGQKASTVAQIVKTLSDKGALAYTVIVAANASDPVPMQVYSAMAGAAIGEFFRDTGRPALIVYDDLSKQAVAYRELSLLLRRPPGREAYPGDVFYLHSRLLERAAKVIADDNIAKQMNDLPESLRPIVKGGGSLTALPIIETQAGDVSAYIPTNVISITDGQIFLESDLFNSGVRPAINVGISVSRVGGNAQIKSMKKVSGTLKLDQAQYKELEAFAKFGSDLDASTLAVISKGERNVELLKQPVNSPLPVDSQVAMIYAGTENLLRNVPIRKVKEFQVEYIAFLRSKHPDTMAAIKAGKIDNDITAVLKQAANDLASKYN
- the atpH gene encoding ATP synthase F1 subunit delta, whose translation is MLTSKVAKRYAQGLLDFTNESGQTATVFSEMKDVVKIMKESADLNKFFMTPYIDSKKKIEVASEIFKGLSVSSQNLIKLVIKHGRENQLKNIAQEFINKVEDLSGVQRITLTTATPLSKENLDQILRSTNLVNADSNFDLKVNVKPEILGGYVLRVGDQQVDASVKTKLNQVKKDFQLN
- a CDS encoding F0F1 ATP synthase subunit B, whose amino-acid sequence is MELIHQFSSGLFIIQSVIFLALLFLLGKFAWKPILKSINDRETSIVDALNQAKLARKEMETLKEDNERIIREAKIERDAILKEAREIKDRIVGEAKDVAKTEGDRMIEAAKQTINAEKNAAMADIKTQIGTLSVNIAESILKQKLDNSEAQNELVQNYLNKSNLN
- the atpE gene encoding ATP synthase F0 subunit C: MEIPKIVGAGIVVLGVGIGLGKIGAAALEAIARQPEQSGKIQTAMLIAAALVEGVAFAALFAVN
- the atpB gene encoding F0F1 ATP synthase subunit A; translated protein: MFKKFAVLFYSIFVLNLVSAQHGEATAGAAPAQELSEKDKVSKENKEFIDHHLLDAHDFTLMVDKDGHHIGFPLPVIIYDNGFHSFMSNKEGFMHGEPTEVDGSFYVLHHEKIYKTDAAGTITLDDHGHPTNEKPLDLSITKSVLIILLVSIFMLVLFGGMAKSYKKSVVPTGAARFLEPLIIFVRDEVAIPNIGHKYKRFMGYLLTVFFFILFLNVLGLMPFGINVTGNITMTFFLAILTYLITTFSANKDYWKHIFWMPGVPVPMKLIMLPIELLGTITKPFALMIRLFANMTAGHIVVMSLIGLIYVFKNFIAGVAFPFLTLVIYLLEVLVAFLQAYIFTMLSALFIGMAVEEHEHEHHAAH
- the ffh gene encoding signal recognition particle protein — protein: MFNSLQDKLDKALHNISGRGKITEINVAETVKEIRRALVDADVNYKVAKDLTKRVQDKALGENVLTSLTPGQLMTKIVHDELVDLMGGSQEGINLSGKPSVILIAGLQGSGKTTFSGKLANYLQTKRNKKPLLVACDVYRPAAIDQLKVLGGQIGVPVFTEEGSTNPSTIAENAINFAKSNGHDVVIVDTAGRLAIDEQMMNEIKSVHYFIKPNETLFVVDSMTGQDAVNTAKAFNDALNFDGVVLTKLDGDTRGGAALTIRSVVEKPIKFISTGEKMEALDLFYPERMADRILGMGDVVSLVERAQEQFDEEEAKKLHKKIAKNEFGFDDFLKQINQIKKMGNMKDLMGMIPGVGKAIKDVEISDDAFKHIEAIIYSMTPEERRRPSIINTQRKGRIAKGAGRKIEDVNQLMKQFDQMGKMMKMMQGPQGKQMMQMMSKMPNMPGMGGMGK
- a CDS encoding porin family protein; this encodes MKKILLASAIALFAGLNAQTTFGVKAGYALSTLNSDSNSVDFGGIGASLESKSGFYIGGLVEHKFNNKFALQGEVEYANLGGKAVVKASGVTVTEKLHFNRIVVPVSARYYATPELGLYAGPYVSFRTNTKAKIEVSGAQSNPSAINEGEKYLENYFDNGLKSTEFGLFLGADYNVYKGLFIDARYSFGLTNMIKNPVDGEKLKMNFFQLGVGYKFK
- a CDS encoding outer membrane beta-barrel protein, producing the protein MKKIVLMGAVALFGLSNAQIAKGTSYLSGQVGYYHSEKNEFETKRKDNVIRILPTAGYFVNNNLAVGLGIGYKSAVTKYNVSGFGFINTIEIKDTDNAFVVAPFVRKYWTLSDKLYIFGQLQVPLEFGQQKLNFNSEGDGGDPILSAPFTQKNNYTNIGVNIKPGLDYFVTKNWSIEATIGEFGYNTYKRDIDGAKSADSYKFGISLTSVTFGVKYVFAK